The genomic stretch TTGATTAACTGACAAATCTGTCTGTTAagagttaataataataataataataattaatattgattatgacaataataaagataataattagaatttgaatttggagatttggataatatatatttaggataatattattaatcatatttatcGAAGGCATTACATTGAATTGATAGCAGAATAAAAACCAATAccttcaataaaattatataattatactattattaattatgtttatcaAGGGCATTACATTGGATTGATAGTAGAATAAAAACCAATACCTTCGGTAAAATTCCAGTAAAAATATGTCATCAAATAGATAATGTCCTAAAAAAAGTCTACCCAAAATTAGTATTATAGTATTACCATATCTGTAAACttatggaaaaataaataaataaaggtgtaATTCTAGCTCCATTAAGGGAAGATTAAGACACCCACTTGcttataattgtaataaaaatgatgatgaaaGCCTCCTAGTGATTCTCTTCCCAACATGCTTTGGAATcgaatttttatttcaattccaagcttaaaaaagaattttgtttcttctttgtgTCTTTCAAATGGCTCACACACTTATCTACAATCACTCTTTTTTGTTACCCTAATTTGGCATATTATGCTTGTCATATTTCTTTACTTAAATGGGCCTCCTTCGAATTGATTTAACTTTAAGTTAATTTGACATCAAAATTTGTCCTATAGAATTACACATggcatataatatataatatttgaatcaaatcaccACCATTTATAACTCTTTTAGCTTGTTTTTGTGCCATATGTGTGGCTATGTTTATCAAATGAGACAACTTAAAATGTCACAATCACTGCTACAAAAAGCTTAGTGCCAAGGGAAGAGAACCGACAACCTCACAATCAGTCATACTCAAGTAGGAGATAGAAGTGCAAGAAAcagcattaattaaaatttggcaCGCTTGGGATATATAATATGCTTAATAACATGTAAGCTCCTCATTTAAAATCTAGTTATTGTTGTATATAATGACATTAACTAATAATATGCTGTCATGTATATCCTAATAATAATATGCTGTAAGAAACAAAGAATAAATTGAAGAACCGGATTCAGAAAGCTTACCTATTTTGAGGCTTAAGATGCAATCTCAAGCTTCAAAAGGGAAAATGTAGAAAGAAAAGCTTCAAGTGAAGAGCAAAGAGAACAAACTGTAAAGCTCAAAGCCGAGAAAGAGTGAAGTAGTGGATAAGAGAAGAACAGTGGCAGCTCTACACACACAAAGAAAAGGGACACTATTAACCGATTAAACCTCTCTTTTCTCAATATAGTACAAATATACCACTGAAACTTGCCACAACCACACAAAAGAAGAGAATTCTTTTattctataataataaaatgggaaaaggacaatttctcgctcaaattttagttcaatctcaaaattatatctatgatagataaaaactttaaatacttatctatgGGTTAACTACTATctaaatttttcagttagagatagggataaaattatcattttacccataaaccctaaaactgaaaaaatttatatcatttttctcctttagtttaaaaaactcacatttatcccccatgattaaactttaaaaaattcacttttctctcttttccatGTTGGCAATGTCGATATACCAAACTGCAAAAATAGTCATAACAATAAGCTTAACTTAAGACTGCATgaattgaagatgatgaagaagaagaagtaatGGATTGAAAAGACTTGCCTCTATTTGCTCCTTGGAAGAAATCTGCAGATAGCTAaggttaaaaaatgaaaaaatttctaAGTCTTTACCAATGCACCCAAATTCTTTCAagttagtttaatatatatatatatgtgtgtgtgtgtgtgtgtgtgtgtgtgtaaaaaCACTAATATATTAACactatataaatttcatttgcatGATGCTTATACCTAAATAATTCAGTTACCTGAAAGAAGAAAACGCCGATGTTGGTGCCGTCCAAACCGGTAAGTTGAATTGCAATTCTACTATTGTATGATAAAACCTTTGAGGCCATCTAgtatatatagaaaagaaaTGGACAAAGCTATAAGACAAGTTAAGAAAAAGTACAGCTTGAAGTATTCTCAAGTAAagaatgtataatttattttgctttAGAGGAAATGGAATCATAAGAAGAAGAGTGTGAGTGATGAATGAAtctttgtaattattaaaaagtaatttgtGTTTATGAAGACAgctaaataaaagaataacgTCTAGATTgaggaaataaaataacaattctaGCTCAAAGGAACGAATCATTTACACTCAAGGCACAATTATTGTCTCACCTGTGCTACATTTTTcaacaagaaatgaaaatatGGTGGCATCTATACAAAGTATTGTAGTCAAGGATTACCACTTAATCAAACTACCACTTCAATTGGTTTCAAGATCTGAGAGGTGCAGGATCTGATAATTTACAAATAGAAAAACCATAACAGCATAGATTCAAAATTTGTGTAGCACCACTGGCTGTTAGGTACAGTGAGCTACTTCCTCTTGTTGGACTCCATTGCTTTTCCCCACTTTGCAGAAAAGGGCATGTTTATGTGGTTGGAAAAGAGAACTACTTAGATAAGTCGATTGCACCAAAAAGGAGATGCCATTGTTGCTTGGTGAACAAAAAGACTGGTGTTGAATTTGAAGATATTACAGTAACAAGAATTGGAACCCAGAGCACTCCATCtttgaaaacaatgaaaatggtTGCACAAAACACTACCATCATAGCGGCTATCACTAACAAAAGTGTTGCAAGTTCAACAACCAACTTTTTAGGTAACTGTTGAGATGAAATTTGCTCCTGCATATCGGGAAGTTAGAATGGATAAGAATGTTAATATGGAGCATCTGGATGATACCAGCGAAACTGCATctggtataaaaaaaaatttgaaggaaGTTTTCTGAACAAAATGAGGAGTCCATGTCTCGTCTTTGGTACCACCTGGGACAGTGAAAGTGGCTGCAAAAACAATGGTGGCAATAAGAGTTGCCACAATCATGCAATAGTTTGCAATATCCTTCATTCATTTGTCTCCCATTTCTTTAATTCTCCATGCTCCTTAGTAACTAAAGCTCTAGGAGTTTCCCGTTCACTGTTTTCATGGTGAGATGGATGCATAATTTCTCTCACTTCCTATTACCAACATTGTAAAAGTTCTTATGAATTAACAAAATGAATACTGTTATCCAAACAGAGGAGTGCTGTGATAGTTACGCTAAACCACAACAACTCCCACTGCAGTTGAAGAGCCGCACCTGACACAACACTGAGCCAATCTGTTGGTGCCAACATTCCAGCCAAACGCAATATGTTGTTCTGATCTTCATCTGATTTCCAGACTATCAAGTCCTTCTTTAACGGACCTATGATATGAATGAAACTGAAAATGCTGTAGTGATCATACATGACAACAACATGAAATATGCTACAATGATTTCCGTCTACTTCAAACATCGTATCAGGATATGTCTCCCAAATTATGTCTAGAAACATGACGTTTCCTCGCTTTGCAGCCTCAAACATTAGTGGCCAAGCTTTTCTTATAATTTCAGATATTCAGGATTCATCCAAAAGTAGAACATGTTCCCAAAGGTATCTGATTAGTTCGAAAGCTAAAGAGGGAGTCTTTCCACCAGCAAATGTAACTGCACaattatcttaattttcttataatttcagATGTACAGGAGTCTTTTCACCACCACAAACAATTAAAggtaaagtaaaaataaagaaagaaagaaagaaataaaacaatca from Mangifera indica cultivar Alphonso chromosome 6, CATAS_Mindica_2.1, whole genome shotgun sequence encodes the following:
- the LOC123219761 gene encoding uncharacterized protein LOC123219761 — protein: MFEAAKRGNVMFLDIIWETYPDTMFEVDGNHCSIFHVVVMYDHYSIFSFIHIIGPLKKDLIVWKSDEDQNNILRLAGMLAPTDWLSVVSGAALQLQWELLWFSEVREIMHPSHHENSERETPRALVTKEHGELKKWETNE